GAGATAGGAGGCGGCAGCCGGGTAGTCGTGGTGTTGGGGCTCGTCGAGCCAGGTCACGGTGGTCATGTGTCAGGCCTTTCGATTGTCGAACGCGTCCAGAGCGGCGCCCGCGGTGTCGAAGTAGCTGTCGACGCCGATCGTTCGGGTCAGTCCGTACCGGTCCAGTTGCGCGCGGACTTCGGGCAGGACGCCGGAGAGCACGAGGCGGGTGCCGTGCGTGCCCAGGCGTTTGGCGACCGTGGACAGGACGCCGGCCGAGGTGTAGTCGACGTCGCCGACGGCAGCGCAGTCGAGACAGAACCAGGTCACGGTGCGGCCGTCGGCGAGCAGGGTGGTCACGTCGGTGCTCAACCGCATGGCGTTGGCGAAATACAGGCTGCTGCCGAAGCGGTAGACGATCATGCCTTCGGTCGTGCGGCGGCCGGGCGTGACAGCTTCGGGTTGCCAGTGGCCTGCCGGTGATTTGACCAGAACGCCGCTGTGCGGACGGTAGCTGTGCCGCAGGTGATCGACGACGGACACGATGATGGCCAGCACGACGCCCTGTTCGACGCCGGTGAAGACCACGGCGGCCGCGGTCAGCGAAGCCACCACGAATTCCGCGCGTCGAACCTGGAAGATGCGGCGCATCCCGGCGATGTCGATCAGGTCGACGCCGATCAGGAACACCACGGTTGCCAGCGCCGCCAGCGGCAGCGCGCCCAGCGGACCGGTCAGAAAAACGAGCACCACCACGGCGATCACCCCGGCGGCCAGGGGAGCGATCTGGCTGCGGCCGCCCGCGGTGTCCACGATCTGCGTCTTGGTGGGGCTGCCGTTGACGACGAAGGTGCCGGTGAACGCCACGGCCACGTTCGCAGTGCCGAGGCCGACCAGGTCGGCGTCTTCGTCGACGGTTTCCTCGTAGCGGATGGCGTAGGCGCGCGAGGTCGCGGAACTCTGGGCGAGGATCACCACGAACATCGACACCGCGGTGCCGAGCAACGTGGACATATCGTGCAGGTCGAAGGTGGGCAGCGCGAAGTGTGGGATGCCCTGCGGAACCGAGCCCAGCACGGCGACCCCGTGCGCGGACAGGTCGACGAGCTTGCTGACCACGATCGCGCCGATGACGGCGATCAACCCGCCCGGCACTTTCTTCGCCACGAGGCGGACGCCGACGACCACGACGACCACCGCAGCGGACACCAATGCGGTCGCGGTGTCGGTGTGGCCGAGCGCGCGGACGAGGTTGATCAGCTTCGGCACGGTCTGGCTGTCGCCGGCGTGCACGCCGAGCATGTCGGGCAGTTGGCCCGCCGCGACCTGGATGCCGACGCCGGTCAGAAAGCCGACCAGGACCGTGCGCGACAGGAAGTTGGCCAGGAAGCCGAGCCGGATCAGCCGGGCCAGCAGCAGCATCGCGCCGACCAGCAACGCGGCCGTCCCGGCGAGCCGGACGTAGGCGGCAGAGGCGGGGGCGGCCAAGGTGGCCAGACCGGCCGCGAGGATCGCCGCGGTCGCCGAGTCCGCGCCGACCACCAGGTGCCGGGACGCGCCGAACAACGCGAACAGCACAACCGGC
The sequence above is a segment of the Amycolatopsis sp. 2-15 genome. Coding sequences within it:
- a CDS encoding SulP family inorganic anion transporter, which codes for MTHEDAPAPSRARRVPLFAGILPIRRRALGSDALAGVTLAALAVPEVLGYAKIAGMPPVTGLYTMLAPVVLFALFGASRHLVVGADSATAAILAAGLATLAAPASAAYVRLAGTAALLVGAMLLLARLIRLGFLANFLSRTVLVGFLTGVGIQVAAGQLPDMLGVHAGDSQTVPKLINLVRALGHTDTATALVSAAVVVVVVGVRLVAKKVPGGLIAVIGAIVVSKLVDLSAHGVAVLGSVPQGIPHFALPTFDLHDMSTLLGTAVSMFVVILAQSSATSRAYAIRYEETVDEDADLVGLGTANVAVAFTGTFVVNGSPTKTQIVDTAGGRSQIAPLAAGVIAVVVLVFLTGPLGALPLAALATVVFLIGVDLIDIAGMRRIFQVRRAEFVVASLTAAAVVFTGVEQGVVLAIIVSVVDHLRHSYRPHSGVLVKSPAGHWQPEAVTPGRRTTEGMIVYRFGSSLYFANAMRLSTDVTTLLADGRTVTWFCLDCAAVGDVDYTSAGVLSTVAKRLGTHGTRLVLSGVLPEVRAQLDRYGLTRTIGVDSYFDTAGAALDAFDNRKA